The bacterium genomic interval GCACCATCCCGCAGTCGGCCCTGATCGGCGCCGACTATGTCGACTCGTACGTCATCTTCCACGACGACACCGACGGTTCGAACCTGTGGATCACCGGCGACCAGTCCGGCAACCCGCCGCCGCTGCGCTACAACGTGGTCGAGGTGCTGCCGGTCGACGTGACCGTGCAGTTCACCCTGTGCATGAGCGGCACCGAGACCATCGGCGCGCCCTGCGTCATCGGTTCGGCGGCCGAGATCGGTTCGTGGGGCACCGGCGTGACCATGAACAGCCTCGGTGGCGAGGTCTGGGAAGTGTTCGTGGTCTTCCCCGCCGGCAGCAGCCCGAGCTTCGACTACAAGTACAAGAAGGACGACTGCACCAACTGGGAGAGCGTCGGCAACCGCACCGTGACCCTGCCCACCGACGGCACCAGCTCCGTCGAACTGGCCATGGACGGTTGGGACGGCGCGACGCCGACCTGCGATCCCGTCGGGGCCGAGGACGAGGCCTGGGGCACGGTGAAGTCGCTGTACCGCTAGTTGGCTTCCACATCCCGAGCGGATGGGGCCCGGCGCGAGCCGGGCCCCTTTTTCATGGCCGCCTCTTGACGCGCTCCGGGTTTTAATGTAACCTTGGGGTTACTTATGAAAACCGAGACCATGAACGCCGTCTTCCTGGCCCTGGCCAGCCCGCATCGTCGCCGGATGCTCGACATCCTCGTCGAGATGCCGGGGTGCAACGTGAACGACGTGGCCAAGTACTTCGACATGAGCCGCATCGCCGTCATGAAGCACCTCCGGGTGCTGGAAGAGGCGGAGCTGATCGTCTCGGAGAAGGTCGGACGCAGCCGCGAGATGCACTTCAACGTGGCGCCGATCCAGGCCATCCACGACCGCTGGTCGACCGAGTACAGCCGCTTCTGGAGCGGCCAGGTGATGGACATCAAGTACGCGGCCGAGCAGGCCGTCGCGAAGGAGAAGCCATGAGCGCCACCACGAAGCAGGTGTACCGCGTGATGATCGAGGCTCCGGTGGAGAAGGTCTGGGAGGTGCTGACCCAGTCGGGTCGGCCGCTGCCGTTCTTCTTCGGCTCGGTGCTGCACACGACCAGCCTGGGCCCCGGCGCCCCCATCCGCATGCGCACCCCCGACGGGAAGAACACCGGCGTCGTGGGCGAGGTGCTCGAGTTCGATCCGCCGCGGCGCTACGCGCACACGTTCAAGTTCACCTCCGAGAACGACCCCCTGTGCCGGGTGACCTACGAGCTCGAGCCGGTCGACGGCGGCACGCGCTTCACCCTGACCAGCGAGGAGGTGCCGGTCGGCACCAAGACCGAGAAGTACATGGGGCAGGGCACCGAGTTCATCTGCAACACGCTGAAGTCGCTGGTCGAGACCGGACAACCCAACCTCAAGCAGAAGTTCTTCCTCTTCATGATGAAGTGCACGTCGTTCATGACGCCCAGGCAGAGCCGCAGCGAGAACTGGCCGCTCGACAAGGCGATCACGTGAGCCGGAGGCCATCCGCGTGAACCTGGGGCAGATCCGCGCCGAGCTGCAGGCCCTGGCCGATCCCGCCATCGCCGCCCACAGCGCCCGCTTCTTCCGCACGGGGCCGGGCGAGTACGGCGAAGGCGACCGCTTCCTGGGCATCCGCGTGCCGCGCGTGCGGGCGCTGGCGAAGCGGTGCGGGGACCTCTCCCTGGCCAGGGTCGCCGGGCTGTTGAGGTCGCGGTGGCACGAGGAGCGCCTCCTGGCGGTGATCATCCTGGCGGGGAAGTTCGACCGGGCGAGCGCGGACGAGCGCGGGCGCATCGCCGAATTCTATCTCGCCCACACCGACCGCGTGAACAACTGGGATCTGGTCGACACTTCGGCCCACCGCATCGTCGGGCCCTGGCTGCAGGACCGTCCGCGCGGCCTGCTGCGCGACCTCGCCCGCTCGGACTCCCTGTGGGAGAGGCGCATCGCGGTCATGGCCACCTACCATTTCATCCGGCAGGGCGACTTCGGCGACACGCTGGACCTCTGCGCCCTGCTGCTCGATGACGACCAGGACCTGATCCACAAGGTCTGCGGCTGGATGCTGCGGGAGGTCGCCAAGCGGGACCGGACCGTCGCCGAGGCTTTCCTGCGGCAGCACCACGCCCGCCTGCCGCGCACGATGCTGCGCTACGCCATCGAGAAGTTCCCGGAACCGCTGCGGCGGAGCTACCTGTCCGGGACGTGGGATTGACGCACGCAGTTCCCTGAGAGCGGGCGGACCGACACGGCGGCCGGACCGGACGGCCGCGAACCCGAAAGGATCCGACATGGCGAAGTCCCCCGAGGAAATGGCCGCCAGCATGGTGGCGAACCTGAAGGAGAAGACCGGCCGGGACATGGCGGCCTGGCTGAAGATCGTCAAGGCGGCCGGAGCCGCGAAGCACGGCGAGATCGTCAAGCTGCTCAAGGGCGAGCACGGCGTCACGCACGGCTACGCCAACCTCATCGCCCACACGTATCTGAACGCAGGCGACGCGGCCGGGGGCGACGACCTCGTCGCGGCCCAGTACGCCGGGCCGAAGGCCGACCTGCGGCCGATCTACGACAAGCTGGCCAGGGCGGTGGCGAAGTTCGGCAAGGATGTCGAGCTGTCCCCGAAGAAGACCTACGTGAGCCTGCGGCGGAGCAAGCAGTTCGGTCTCGTGCAGCCGTCGACCAGGACCCGGGTCGACGTGGGGCTGAACCTGAAGGGCGAGCCGGCCGGGGGGCGCCTGGAAGCGTCGGGGAGCTTCAACGCGATGGTGAGCCATCGGGTGCGGCTGGAGAGCGCGGCCGACGTGGACGCCGAGCTGATCGGGTGGCTGCGGAAAGCGTACGAGCGGGCCTGACCCGCTACTTCTCGCCGTACACCCGCACCCAGTCGACGAGCATGGTCTGGGGGAAGGTGGTCGTCTCGTCCGGGCTGCCCGGCCAGCGGCCGCCCACCGCCACGTTCAGCAGGATGAAGAAGGGGTGGTCGTACACCCAGGTGGCGCCGGCGGGCAGGTCGGTCAGGGCCACGGTGAAGTAGTTGAAGCCGTCGACGTACCAGCTGATGCGCTCGGGCGACCACTGCACCGCGAACTCGTGGAAGCCCAGATGGAAGCCGCCCTGGCTGATGGTGTGGGTGCGGCCGATGGCGCTGCCGCCGAAGTGGCCGGGACCGTGGATGGTGCCGTAGATGGTGCGCGGGTCCTGGCCGAGGAACTCCATGATGTCGATCTCGCCGCAGGCCGGCCAGCCCACCTGGTCGATGTCCCGGCCCAGCATCCAGAAGGCCGGCCAGATGCCCTGCCCCACCGGCAGCTTGATGCGCGCCTCGAAGCGCCCGTAGGCCCGCTCGAACACGCCCTTGGTCTTGATGCGCCCGGACGTGTAGTCCTGGCCGGCGAAGCTCTCCTCGCGGGCGGTGATGGCCAGGTTGCCGTTGCCGTCGAGGCTCACGTTCTCGGGGCGGTTGGTGGTCCACTCGAGCTGGGCGTTGCCCCAGTCGGTGCCGATGTCGAAGACCCAGCGCGTCGAGTCGGGGAGCTGGCCCGCGGGGCCCTCGAACTCGTCGGCCCAGATGAGGCCGATCTCGGGCTC includes:
- a CDS encoding DNA alkylation repair protein, which translates into the protein MNLGQIRAELQALADPAIAAHSARFFRTGPGEYGEGDRFLGIRVPRVRALAKRCGDLSLARVAGLLRSRWHEERLLAVIILAGKFDRASADERGRIAEFYLAHTDRVNNWDLVDTSAHRIVGPWLQDRPRGLLRDLARSDSLWERRIAVMATYHFIRQGDFGDTLDLCALLLDDDQDLIHKVCGWMLREVAKRDRTVAEAFLRQHHARLPRTMLRYAIEKFPEPLRRSYLSGTWD
- a CDS encoding glycoside hydrolase family 16 protein, coding for MRALVVLGILLAAGTAGCSEETAPEPEIGLIWADEFEGPAGQLPDSTRWVFDIGTDWGNAQLEWTTNRPENVSLDGNGNLAITAREESFAGQDYTSGRIKTKGVFERAYGRFEARIKLPVGQGIWPAFWMLGRDIDQVGWPACGEIDIMEFLGQDPRTIYGTIHGPGHFGGSAIGRTHTISQGGFHLGFHEFAVQWSPERISWYVDGFNYFTVALTDLPAGATWVYDHPFFILLNVAVGGRWPGSPDETTTFPQTMLVDWVRVYGEK
- a CDS encoding SRPBCC domain-containing protein, with protein sequence MSATTKQVYRVMIEAPVEKVWEVLTQSGRPLPFFFGSVLHTTSLGPGAPIRMRTPDGKNTGVVGEVLEFDPPRRYAHTFKFTSENDPLCRVTYELEPVDGGTRFTLTSEEVPVGTKTEKYMGQGTEFICNTLKSLVETGQPNLKQKFFLFMMKCTSFMTPRQSRSENWPLDKAIT
- a CDS encoding helix-turn-helix transcriptional regulator, which translates into the protein MKTETMNAVFLALASPHRRRMLDILVEMPGCNVNDVAKYFDMSRIAVMKHLRVLEEAELIVSEKVGRSREMHFNVAPIQAIHDRWSTEYSRFWSGQVMDIKYAAEQAVAKEKP
- a CDS encoding DUF4287 domain-containing protein produces the protein MAKSPEEMAASMVANLKEKTGRDMAAWLKIVKAAGAAKHGEIVKLLKGEHGVTHGYANLIAHTYLNAGDAAGGDDLVAAQYAGPKADLRPIYDKLARAVAKFGKDVELSPKKTYVSLRRSKQFGLVQPSTRTRVDVGLNLKGEPAGGRLEASGSFNAMVSHRVRLESAADVDAELIGWLRKAYERA